From the genome of Candidatus Defluviilinea proxima:
CTAAGAAAGCCGTGGATAAATTCGGTACGGGCACGAACGGCGTCCGCACGCTGGCCGGTACATTGACGATCCACAACGAATTGGAAGAGACGATTGCGAACTTCAAGCATGCCGAAGCCGCCATCACGTATTCTTCTGGATATGCCACCAACCTGACCGTCGTCTCCACCTTGATGGGGCGCGGCGATTATGTCTTTTCAGACAAATTGAATCACGCCTCCATTGTAGATGGGTGTTTGATGTCTGGTGCAGAGTTTCGTCGTTTCCGTCACAACGAAATGGACCACCTCGAAGGTTTGTTGAAGAATGCTCCCGAGGGTGTTGCCAAGTTGGTGATCGCGGATTCGGTCTTCAGCATGGACGGCGATATCATCGACCTGCCGAAGATGGTCGCTTTGTGCAAAAAGTACAATGCGTGGTTGATGATCGACGAAGCCCATTCGGTGGGTGTGCTCGGCAAGACGGGCACAGGTATCGAAGAACATTTCGATATGTACGGTGAGATCGATATCAAGATGGGAACCCTGAGCAAGACCATCCCCTCGGTGGGCGGGTATGTGGCTGGGAAACGGGAGATCATCAATTATTTCCGTCACGCCAGCCGCGCGTATATTTTCTCGGCTGCATTGCCGCCTGCACAGGCCGCCGCCGCGAACGAGGCCTTCAAGGTCATTCTCGATGAGCCCTGGCGTATTGAGCGTCTCAATGAGAACACCAAGTTGTTCATCAACGGCCTCAAGAGTATGGGTTTCGATACCATGTTGACCGAGACCGCCATTGTCCCTGTGTTGTGCGGCGATGACGATACTGCTTTTGCAATGACACGCGAATCTCAGCACAACGATGTGTTCGTTCTGCCCGTTGTTTCGCCCGCCGTACCGGAAGGGCTCGCCCGCCTGCGTGCTACCGTCACTGCCGGGCATGAACCGAGTGAGATCGAACGTGCGATGGATGTCATCGGCGAAGCTGGTAAGAAACTGGGACTCATTAAATAGAGTTAAGTGTTTTGCTTGAGACCCGTATATCCTTTCGATATACGGGTCTTTTTATTTAACTCTGATAGTTCTTGAGAGATATTTAAAATAAATTTCTAATACATGCTCTTTAGAATGTGGCCATAACAGTTCTTGTGAGGGCGTAGCCCTCACAAGAACTGATGTCAAAACTGGAGTTTAAAAATGAAATGGCAATGGAAACTTGGACGTTTTGCAGGGATAGATGTGTATGTGCATGCCACCTTCCTCTTGCTCATCGGCTGGGTTGGTTATAGTCACTGGGTCGAACATCAGAACTGGGGCGAGGTTCTTAATGGCATACTGTTTATCCTCGCGCTGTTTGGATGTGTGGTTTTGCATGAATATGGTCATGCCCTAACCGCCCGAAAATACGGGATCAAAACACGCGATATTACTTTATACCCAATTGGCGGTGTGGCTCGGTTGGAGCGCATGCCTGACAAACCGATCGAGGAGTTGTGGGTGGCTTTGATGGGACCCGCCGTTAATGTGGTCATTGCGGCGATCTTATTTGCGGTTCTTTACTTAACGAACAATCTGGTTCCTCTTACAGACCTGACCATCGCTTCGGGTTCTTTCCTTGAACGCGTGATGACTGTGAACATCTCGCTTGTGTTGTTCAACCTCATCCCTGCCTTCCCCATGGATGGTGGCCGCGTGTTGCGTGCTGTCCTTGCCATGCGCATGGAGTATGTCCGTGCCACACAGATCGCCGCGAACATCGGTCAGGGTATGGCGTTGTTGTTCGGCTTTTTGGGCTTGTTCGGAAACCCCACCTTGCTCTTCATCGCCTTCTTCGTCTGGATCGGCGCTTCACAAGAAGCCAATGCGGCGCAGGTCAAGAACTCTGTCAGCGGAATTCCCATCACGCGTGCCATGTTGACCGATTTCAAAACCTTGTCACCGCGCGATAATCTTTCACAGGTTGTCGCCTTGATATTGGCTGGTTCACAACATGACTTTCCCGTTGTGGACGCGAATGGCAAGGTCGCTGGAATTCTCGACCGTGACGCATTTATGCTGGCGCTCACCCAACACGGACAGTCTGCCCCGGTCATGAACTTCATCCGTCGCGACCTGCCCGAGGTGGATTCGTATGAGATGATCGAAATGGTGCTCATGCGTTTGCAGGAATCTGGCTCAAAGACTTTGCCCGTCACTCACGGCGGACAACTCGTTGGCCTCATCACCATGGAGAACATCACCGAATACCTGATGATCCGTTCAGCATTGCAAGTGGCAAATCGGATCCCTCAGCCGTTGGGATGAGAATATTCTTAACTAGCGTGGTTCAAAAATAAAACCACTGTATAATCTAAAAACTCCGATGGGGAGTAGCCGCCCAAATATTGGGATGCTCAGTCGTCAATACGGAATTCGTTCCCGGCTGTTCAGCAAAAGGCAAGACCATCGCCAAAAAGTGTTTGGCGGTGGTCTTTTTAATTCATACTACCCCTGTTGGGGTATGGAAAAACAGGAAAAACAAAATGCTAGATACCTTGGAACAAACAATCTTATCTGCCTTGCAAATGATCTTTGATAAATTTGGCTGGTATGGCGTCTTTGGCCTGATGGTTTTCGAAAATGCCACTGGTATTACGCCCAGCGAGATCATTCTGGCCTTCGCAGGTTGGATGTTGATCGAACGACATGGCATCTCGCCAACATTTATTCCGCTGGCTGGTCTATATGCAGGCTTGGGAAGCGCCATTGGTGCATCCATCACTTATTGGGTGGCGCGGATCGGTGGCCGCCCCGTGATCGATAAATTCACCCATTGGTTTCGCATTGATACTCGGTATATTGAAAAGATCGAAGATCAATGCCGTAAGTGGGGCGCAGGCATTGTCATGGTTGGGCGCGTTATTCCCGGTGTACGCACACTTGTCAGTATTCCAGCCGGGATCGTAAAGATCCCTTTCCCAAAATTCTTTTTCGCCACGTTTCTCGGCGCCTATGTTTGGTGTACGCTATTGATCGGCGCCGGATACGTCCTTGGGCATGAATGGATGCTGATCAGCCAATATATCAAAACGCATTTACCCTTCATATTCGGCCTCGGTTTTCTTGTTATTGTCTCTTATCTCATGTATCATTATCGTGCAGTCTTTCCTCGGTTGGGATGGATGCGCTCAAACAAAAGTAGACTGGACTCATAAATGAACTGGCACCTACAAAACATTGAATCGACTCTTGCTACGCTTCAAACTCAGCCTGAAACTGGTCTTTCACAAAAGGAAGCGGATCTGCGTCTGACAAAGTACGGGCGCAACGAGCTCGTTGAAAAGGGTGGACGCACGCCGCTCAAGATCCTGTGGGAGCAATTTACCGCGACCATGGTGTTGATCCTCATCGCGGCGGCGGTAGTCGCAGGCTTGCTTGGCGATTTGAAGAACACGATCGCCATCTCGGCCATCGTGATCCTGTATGCCATTCTTGGCTTTGTTCAAGAGTATCGTGCTGAACAGGCGATTGCGGCTCTCAAGAAATTGTCTGTGCCAAATGTACGGGTGCTGCGCGATGGCGCACTCAAGGAACTCTCAGCGCGTGAACTGGTGCCAGGCGATATCATCCAACTCGAGGCAGGGAATGTTCTGCCTGCGGATGTGCGTCTGCTTGAGGCGGTCAACCTACGTATTCAAGAAGCCGCTCTCACAGGTGAATCGGAGCCCGTTGAAAAGCAAACGGCCATGCTATCTGGCGAAGGCCTTCCATTAGGTGATCGCCGTAACATGGGTTATATGGGGACCATCATTACGCAGGGACGTGGTCTTGCACTCGTGGTGGAAACGGGTATGCAAACTGAACTTGGCAAGATCGCGGACCTCATTCAACAAAGCGGTTCAGATGAGACGCCTTTACAAAAACGACTCGATCAGCTTGGTAAGAATCTTGCGATCATAGGAGTTCTCATTGCCATTATCATCGCTGTGCTGGGGGTGTTACGCGGCGATGAACTTCGTCACATGTTATTGACAGCGGTCAGCGTCGCAGTAGCGATTGTCCCTGAAGGTTTGCCTGCTGTTGTGACCATTACACTTGCGTTGGGCGCACAACGCATGCTTGCCAAAAATTCCCTGATTCGCAAATTACCTGCGGTGGAAACGTTAGGTTCGGTCACCGTGATCTGTTCCGATAAAACCGGCACGCTCACCGAGAACCGCATGACGGTGGTTGTATTGGATGTGGCCGACCATGAATTGGATCTGACCGGTGAAATGGACAGAAGCGGCTCATTCACGACAACCCGCAATATGGGTGTGCCAGCCCAGTCAGCTCTTTCGCTGACAGCGATCGGCGGCGCGTTATGTAATGACGCGAGTCTCGTCGATGAAGGGGCTGACAAGTTTCACACGTTGGGAGATCCCACCGAAGGGGCGTTGGTCGTTTCTGCCGCGAAGATGGGCTATTGGAAGTCATCGCTGGATCTGTCCTTCCCGCGTGCGGCTGAATTGCCCTTTGACTCTGAGCGCAAGCGCATGACAACTGTCCATCACCTGGGTCAATATGATGCGACGACCCTGGCAGGTTTGGATGTTGGCGATCATAAATATATTGCCTTTACCAAGGGTAGCGTGGACGGTCTCTTGGGTGTGTCAAATCAGGTTTGGGTGAATAACCAGGCTCAATTGTTAGATGACAGCTTACGGCTTCGAATCGAGGCGGCGAATGAACGTCTCGCCAAGAAAGGGATGCGCGTCTTGGGCGTTGCAGTCCGTTTGTTGAATCAGATTCCCGAAGTGATCCAAACCGATTTGGAACAGAATTTGACATTCGTTGGCTTGTTCGGCATGATCGACCCACCGCGTGAAGAAGTGAAGGATGCGGTTGCCATCACAAAGACTGCGGGAATTCGTACGGTCATGATCACTGGCGATCATCCGCTGACGGCTTCGGAGATCGCGCGTCAGTTGGGTATCAGCGAACAGGGGCGTGTGTTGACGGGCGTTGAGATCGAAAAACTTTCGTTCGATGAGTTGAAGAATGTAGTGGATGATGTGCAGGTGTTCGCGCGTGTATCGCCGGAACATAAGTTGAAGATCGTGCAGGCTTTGCAGGAACGCGGGCATATTGTCTCGATGACAGGTGATGGTGTGAATGATGCGCCTGCGTTGAAGCGCGCGGATATCGGTGTTGCTATGGGGATCACCGGTACGGATGTTTCCAAGGAAGCCGCCGATATGGTTCTGCTCGACGATAACTTTGCGACCATTGTTGCCGCCGTGAAAGAAGGGCGCACGATCTACGATAACATCCGCAAGTTTGTACGCTTTAGCGTGGCGGGGAATATTGGCAAGGTGCTGGTGATGTTGCTGGCGCCGTTCCTTGGAAAACCGATTCCATTGTTGCCATTGCAGTTGCTGTGGCTCAATCTGTTGACTGACGGTTTGCTTGGCCTTGGCATGGGTGTGGAGACACCCGAAAAAGATGCGATGAATCGCCCGCCGTACTCGCCAAAAGAAGGTGTGTTCGCGCGCGGAGCTGGTGTACAGGTCGTGTGGGTGGGCACGTTGATCGGTGCATTGGCATTGGGGCTCGGCGCGTGGTATTACTACGGCGGTTACGACCAATGGCAGACGATGGTCTTTACGTTCCTGGCGTTTGCGCAGGTTTTTCAGGCGCTGGCTTCGCGTTCGGCAACCGAATCAGTATTCAAGATGAATTTGTTTGAGAATAAATTGCTGGCGTGGATGATGTTTTCGGTCGTAGTGTTACAGTTGATCGTACTCTACGTGCCGTTCATGAGCTCGTTCTTTGGGGTTGTGCCGTTGAGCCTTGTTGATCTGCTTATCGCCACAGGGACCGGTGCATTGGTGTTGGTGGCGATGGAGTTGGAGAAGGTGTTCAAAAAATAAAGGCTCGTATCGTTCAGGCAGGGTCTGAAAACCCTGCCTGAACAAATGAACTTAATTTTCCTTCACTTGGTACAGTAAATTATCTTCCACCTTATACAACAGCGGAGCGACCTGGATCTTCGGGTAACGTGTGCGTAGGCGTTGAGTTTCGCTCAAGACGAAGTCTATTTCGTTGCCGATCTCGAACATGGGGGCAAGTTGCATGAAATGCTCTTCGGCCTGTGCCCGCTCCCAGCCTGCGTTTTCGATCAGCCCTTTGATAAACATTTCCTTGCGAGCCACGAGATTGACCATACCGCATTGGTTGTGGCCGATCAAAGCAATACTCTTCGCTCCTCCTGCGCCGATGGCATAAGACACCTTGAATTCACTGTAACGTAAATTGGCTCCTCCCGAGCGGATGATAAAAGCGAAGTTGTCGGGGATGTGCAGATGTTTGCGATTGTCCATGCACATGCCGATGAGTAGCTGTGCCTGTGAGTACGTCTCGTACTCGTGGTTGAGGTTGTGGTATTCCAATAAAAAGCCCACGGGTGTGCCGCGATATTGCGGAAAGATATCTTCTTGTGTAAGAACGGGTGATAAGCGATTCATTGTTAAAGTCTCCAGAAGTATTATAAACAAAGTTTTGGCAATTACCTGCCCCAAATGGAAGCATTTGGTAGCTATTGCAAGCCACATACAACAAGAAAGAGACCAGATTTTGTCTGGTCTCTTTCTTGTTGTACTTTTACCTAGCTTGCCATCTTGGCTATAAAGTTCATTACTCGCCAGTATAAGTTGTATAACGGTTGGGGCCACGATGTTTTCGGCAGAGCGGGCGGGAAGGATGATGCCACCTTCTCATCGAAATAGTTGTCCGCGCCGCTCGTATCCCAAATGATATCGTATCCTTTGCCGAGCATATTCTTCACGAAAGGATCAGCATCGTATCCATTGTTCTCGTATATGTTGTCGTGGGCGTAGACATGTTCAGGGTTCGGGCCTACATCGATCTCGTTGGTCGAGAAGCCAATCGTCAAGTTGAAGACCGCCAGACCTCCTGTCTTGTTGCCTCGGATCGTGTTGTTGTAAATCTCTACCTCATCCGCTGCGAGGATCAGCATGCCCGTACCAGGCGGGATGAGCGCCACCGCTGTCCCTTCGGTGCCAAAGTTGTTGCCATTGTTGTTTTCGCTGATGTTATCGTGTACCTTCGTGTACATCGAAACCTTCGAAGGCAATTGCGGCAACAGGTCAATGAAGATGCCGACCGTGTTGTCGTGCGCTACGTTGTTATACACATCGCCGTTGACCGTATTCTCCAACTCAATGCCGATCACATTGCCATATGTCAAAGTATTGCGGATCACCACATCCTGTGATTTGCCCGCATAGATCGCGGCGTCGTTCATCAACGTCGCTTCGATGCGCTCGATCAGCACATCGGTACAGCGCACAGGGTACACACCATACACGCCCGTATTCTCAATGTACATGTCATGCAAGTACACCTTCGTCGCGCCTTCTACCAACACGCCGTTCGATGTGTAATTCTTCACGGCAAAGTTATACATCTCAAAGTTATTGCCCGATGCGATCACGCCGTCTGAACGCGTGCCCTCGCCATCGATCACAGGCCATTCGCCTTTATTGTTCGGGATGCCGACCAGCTTGACATCACTCCAATCCAACACGAC
Proteins encoded in this window:
- a CDS encoding aminotransferase class I/II-fold pyridoxal phosphate-dependent enzyme; translation: MDFQNTNDAVTRRIQAFTDRLAYLKSNDLYFYNQPVQEILPNMKVRVNGREMGMYASYSYLGLINHPRINEAAKKAVDKFGTGTNGVRTLAGTLTIHNELEETIANFKHAEAAITYSSGYATNLTVVSTLMGRGDYVFSDKLNHASIVDGCLMSGAEFRRFRHNEMDHLEGLLKNAPEGVAKLVIADSVFSMDGDIIDLPKMVALCKKYNAWLMIDEAHSVGVLGKTGTGIEEHFDMYGEIDIKMGTLSKTIPSVGGYVAGKREIINYFRHASRAYIFSAALPPAQAAAANEAFKVILDEPWRIERLNENTKLFINGLKSMGFDTMLTETAIVPVLCGDDDTAFAMTRESQHNDVFVLPVVSPAVPEGLARLRATVTAGHEPSEIERAMDVIGEAGKKLGLIK
- a CDS encoding site-2 protease family protein: MKWQWKLGRFAGIDVYVHATFLLLIGWVGYSHWVEHQNWGEVLNGILFILALFGCVVLHEYGHALTARKYGIKTRDITLYPIGGVARLERMPDKPIEELWVALMGPAVNVVIAAILFAVLYLTNNLVPLTDLTIASGSFLERVMTVNISLVLFNLIPAFPMDGGRVLRAVLAMRMEYVRATQIAANIGQGMALLFGFLGLFGNPTLLFIAFFVWIGASQEANAAQVKNSVSGIPITRAMLTDFKTLSPRDNLSQVVALILAGSQHDFPVVDANGKVAGILDRDAFMLALTQHGQSAPVMNFIRRDLPEVDSYEMIEMVLMRLQESGSKTLPVTHGGQLVGLITMENITEYLMIRSALQVANRIPQPLG
- a CDS encoding DedA family protein, coding for MLDTLEQTILSALQMIFDKFGWYGVFGLMVFENATGITPSEIILAFAGWMLIERHGISPTFIPLAGLYAGLGSAIGASITYWVARIGGRPVIDKFTHWFRIDTRYIEKIEDQCRKWGAGIVMVGRVIPGVRTLVSIPAGIVKIPFPKFFFATFLGAYVWCTLLIGAGYVLGHEWMLISQYIKTHLPFIFGLGFLVIVSYLMYHYRAVFPRLGWMRSNKSRLDS
- a CDS encoding cation-translocating P-type ATPase; the encoded protein is MNWHLQNIESTLATLQTQPETGLSQKEADLRLTKYGRNELVEKGGRTPLKILWEQFTATMVLILIAAAVVAGLLGDLKNTIAISAIVILYAILGFVQEYRAEQAIAALKKLSVPNVRVLRDGALKELSARELVPGDIIQLEAGNVLPADVRLLEAVNLRIQEAALTGESEPVEKQTAMLSGEGLPLGDRRNMGYMGTIITQGRGLALVVETGMQTELGKIADLIQQSGSDETPLQKRLDQLGKNLAIIGVLIAIIIAVLGVLRGDELRHMLLTAVSVAVAIVPEGLPAVVTITLALGAQRMLAKNSLIRKLPAVETLGSVTVICSDKTGTLTENRMTVVVLDVADHELDLTGEMDRSGSFTTTRNMGVPAQSALSLTAIGGALCNDASLVDEGADKFHTLGDPTEGALVVSAAKMGYWKSSLDLSFPRAAELPFDSERKRMTTVHHLGQYDATTLAGLDVGDHKYIAFTKGSVDGLLGVSNQVWVNNQAQLLDDSLRLRIEAANERLAKKGMRVLGVAVRLLNQIPEVIQTDLEQNLTFVGLFGMIDPPREEVKDAVAITKTAGIRTVMITGDHPLTASEIARQLGISEQGRVLTGVEIEKLSFDELKNVVDDVQVFARVSPEHKLKIVQALQERGHIVSMTGDGVNDAPALKRADIGVAMGITGTDVSKEAADMVLLDDNFATIVAAVKEGRTIYDNIRKFVRFSVAGNIGKVLVMLLAPFLGKPIPLLPLQLLWLNLLTDGLLGLGMGVETPEKDAMNRPPYSPKEGVFARGAGVQVVWVGTLIGALALGLGAWYYYGGYDQWQTMVFTFLAFAQVFQALASRSATESVFKMNLFENKLLAWMMFSVVVLQLIVLYVPFMSSFFGVVPLSLVDLLIATGTGALVLVAMELEKVFKK
- a CDS encoding carbonic anhydrase codes for the protein MNRLSPVLTQEDIFPQYRGTPVGFLLEYHNLNHEYETYSQAQLLIGMCMDNRKHLHIPDNFAFIIRSGGANLRYSEFKVSYAIGAGGAKSIALIGHNQCGMVNLVARKEMFIKGLIENAGWERAQAEEHFMQLAPMFEIGNEIDFVLSETQRLRTRYPKIQVAPLLYKVEDNLLYQVKEN